A window of the Kosakonia radicincitans DSM 16656 genome harbors these coding sequences:
- the glyA gene encoding serine hydroxymethyltransferase has protein sequence MLKREMNIADYDAELWQAMEQEKVRQEEHIELIASENYTSPRVMQAQGSQLTNKYAEGYPGKRYYGGCEYVDIVEQLAIDRAKELFGADYANVQPHSGSQANFAVYTSLLEPGDTVLGMNLAHGGHLTHGSPVNFSGKLYNIVPYGIDETGHIDYNDLNEQAQKHKPKMIIGGFSAYSGVVDWAKMREIADSIGAYLFVDMAHVAGLVAAGVYPNPVPHAHVVTTTTHKTLAGPRGGLILAKGGSEELYKKLNSAVFPGGQGGPLMHVIAGKAVALKEAMEPEFKAYQQQVAKNAKAMVEVFLSRGYKVVSGGTDNHLFLLDLVDKNLTGKEADAALGRANITVNKNSVPNDPKSPFVTSGIRIGSPAVTRRGFKEAEVKELAGWMCDVLDSINDEAVIERTKQKVLDICARFPVYA, from the coding sequence ATGTTAAAGCGTGAAATGAACATTGCCGATTATGATGCCGAATTGTGGCAGGCTATGGAGCAAGAAAAAGTACGTCAGGAAGAGCACATTGAACTAATCGCCTCCGAAAACTACACCAGCCCGCGTGTGATGCAGGCTCAGGGTTCTCAGCTGACGAACAAATATGCTGAAGGCTATCCAGGCAAGCGCTACTACGGCGGTTGCGAATATGTGGATATCGTTGAGCAACTGGCTATCGATCGTGCAAAAGAGCTGTTTGGCGCCGATTACGCTAACGTGCAGCCGCACTCCGGTTCGCAGGCGAACTTCGCGGTTTACACCTCTCTGCTGGAGCCGGGCGACACCGTGCTGGGTATGAACCTGGCGCACGGCGGCCACCTGACTCACGGCTCTCCGGTGAACTTCTCCGGCAAGCTGTACAACATCGTACCTTACGGCATCGATGAAACTGGCCATATCGATTACAACGATCTGAATGAACAAGCGCAGAAGCACAAACCGAAAATGATCATCGGCGGCTTCTCTGCTTACTCCGGCGTGGTTGACTGGGCGAAAATGCGTGAAATTGCCGACAGCATCGGCGCTTACCTGTTCGTCGATATGGCGCACGTTGCTGGCCTGGTCGCCGCAGGCGTTTATCCGAACCCGGTTCCTCATGCACACGTTGTGACTACCACCACGCACAAAACCCTGGCGGGTCCGCGCGGCGGCCTGATCCTGGCGAAAGGCGGTAGCGAAGAGCTGTACAAAAAACTGAACTCCGCCGTCTTCCCTGGCGGCCAGGGCGGCCCGCTGATGCACGTGATCGCCGGTAAAGCGGTGGCGCTGAAAGAAGCGATGGAGCCAGAGTTCAAAGCCTACCAGCAGCAGGTCGCGAAAAACGCCAAAGCGATGGTTGAAGTGTTCCTGAGCCGCGGTTACAAAGTGGTTTCCGGCGGTACGGACAACCACCTGTTCCTGCTGGATCTGGTAGACAAAAATCTGACCGGTAAAGAAGCAGACGCTGCACTGGGTCGTGCGAACATCACCGTTAACAAAAACAGCGTGCCGAACGATCCGAAGAGCCCGTTCGTTACTTCCGGTATCCGTATCGGCAGCCCGGCAGTCACTCGTCGCGGCTTCAAAGAAGCGGAAGTGAAAGAGCTGGCTGGCTGGATGTGTGACGTGCTGGACAGCATCAATGACGAAGCGGTTATTGAGCGCACCAAACAGAAAGTGCTGGATATCTGCGCACGCTTCCCGGTTTACGCGTAA
- a CDS encoding nickel/cobalt efflux protein RcnA, with product MNDFTTLFQQGNAWFFIPSAILLGALHGLEPGHSKTMMAAFIIAIKGTVKQAVMLGLAATLSHTVVVWLIALGGMYLSGKFTAQSVEPWLQMVSAVIIIGTAAWMFLRTWQGEHAWKNDHHNDHDHHHHHSHDHHHDHEHSHHSRGLIFQPVQAVSLAQPAILSVRKVVKEEEYQDAHERAHARDIERRFNGTEVTNGQILLFGLTGGLIPCPAAITILLICIQLKALTLGATLVICFSIGLALTLVAVGVGAAFSVQQAAKRWSGFNTIARKAPYFSSALIALVGMYMGIHGYASLQ from the coding sequence ATGAACGACTTCACCACTCTTTTTCAGCAAGGGAATGCCTGGTTTTTTATCCCCAGCGCGATACTGCTTGGTGCGTTGCACGGCCTGGAACCGGGCCACTCAAAGACGATGATGGCAGCCTTTATCATCGCTATCAAAGGCACCGTCAAACAGGCGGTGATGCTGGGGCTGGCAGCCACGCTGTCGCATACGGTTGTCGTCTGGCTGATTGCGCTGGGCGGCATGTATCTCAGCGGCAAGTTCACGGCGCAATCTGTGGAGCCCTGGCTGCAAATGGTTTCTGCGGTCATCATCATCGGTACCGCAGCATGGATGTTTTTACGCACCTGGCAGGGTGAGCACGCCTGGAAAAATGATCATCACAACGACCACGATCATCACCACCATCATTCTCACGATCACCACCATGATCATGAGCATTCGCATCACAGCCGCGGGCTGATCTTCCAGCCTGTTCAGGCCGTCAGTCTGGCGCAGCCGGCCATTCTGTCGGTGCGTAAGGTGGTGAAAGAAGAGGAGTATCAGGATGCGCACGAACGGGCGCATGCCAGGGATATTGAGCGTCGCTTTAACGGGACGGAAGTGACCAATGGGCAGATCCTGCTGTTTGGTCTGACCGGCGGGCTGATCCCCTGCCCGGCGGCGATCACCATTCTGCTGATCTGTATTCAGCTCAAAGCGCTGACGCTGGGCGCCACGCTGGTAATCTGTTTCAGTATCGGCCTTGCGCTGACGCTGGTCGCAGTCGGCGTCGGTGCAGCTTTTAGCGTACAGCAGGCGGCAAAACGCTGGTCCGGCTTCAATACGATCGCCCGTAAAGCCCCTTACTTCTCCAGCGCGCTGATCGCGCTGGTCGGAATGTATATGGGCATTCACGGTTACGCCAGCTTACAGTAA
- the rcnR gene encoding Ni(II)/Co(II)-binding transcriptional repressor RcnR, whose protein sequence is MSHTIRDKRKLKARASKIEGQVAALKKMLDEPHECSQVLQQIAAIRGAVNGLMREVIKGHLTDHIVHENDEIKREADLDVVLSVLDSYIR, encoded by the coding sequence ATGTCGCATACCATCAGGGATAAACGAAAGCTGAAAGCGCGGGCCAGCAAAATTGAAGGGCAGGTAGCGGCGCTGAAAAAAATGCTCGACGAGCCCCATGAATGCTCGCAAGTCTTGCAGCAAATCGCCGCCATTCGTGGCGCAGTAAACGGCTTGATGCGCGAAGTGATCAAGGGGCATTTGACGGATCACATTGTCCATGAAAACGATGAAATCAAGCGCGAGGCCGATCTCGATGTCGTGCTCAGCGTACTCGATTCCTATATCCGTTAA
- a CDS encoding 3-phenylpropionate MFS transporter, which produces MVLQSTRWLALAYFTYFFSYGIFLPFWSVWLKGVGLTPEIIGMLLGAGLVARFLGSLLIAPRVSDPSRLITALRVLALATLLFALAFYAGSHVAWLAVIIVGFNLFFSPLVPLTDALAGTWQKQFPMDYGRVRLWGSIAFVIGSALTGKLVSLYDYRAILAMLTLGAASMLLGMLLRPSILPQGESRHQEGAGWSAWRALFVQNWRFLACVSLLQGAHAAYYGFSAIYWQSAGYSASTVGYLWSLGVVAEVVIFALSNRLFRRFSARDLLLLSAVCGLVRWSLMGWTTELPWLIATQILHCGTFTVCHLAGMRYISARKGSEVIRLQAIYSAVAMGGSIAVMTMFAGFLFEYLHQGLFFVMALLAIPALFLRPKVAAQQPVAS; this is translated from the coding sequence ATGGTCTTGCAGTCCACGCGCTGGCTGGCGCTCGCTTACTTCACCTACTTTTTTAGCTACGGTATTTTCTTACCCTTCTGGAGCGTCTGGCTCAAAGGCGTTGGCCTGACGCCGGAAATCATTGGCATGCTGCTTGGCGCAGGGCTGGTGGCTCGTTTCCTGGGGAGCCTGCTGATTGCTCCGCGCGTGAGCGATCCTTCTCGTTTAATCACCGCACTACGTGTGCTCGCGCTGGCGACATTACTGTTTGCGCTGGCGTTTTATGCTGGCAGCCATGTTGCGTGGTTGGCGGTGATCATTGTCGGTTTCAACCTCTTTTTCTCACCGTTAGTGCCGCTCACCGATGCGCTGGCGGGCACCTGGCAAAAACAGTTCCCGATGGATTATGGCCGGGTCCGGTTATGGGGATCGATCGCCTTTGTGATTGGCTCGGCGCTGACCGGTAAGTTGGTGAGCCTCTATGATTATCGGGCGATTCTGGCGATGCTGACGCTGGGCGCCGCCTCAATGCTGCTGGGGATGCTGCTGCGCCCGTCCATTCTGCCGCAGGGTGAAAGCCGCCATCAGGAAGGTGCTGGCTGGTCAGCCTGGCGCGCGCTGTTTGTGCAAAACTGGCGTTTTCTGGCGTGCGTGTCGTTACTGCAGGGCGCGCATGCTGCCTACTACGGTTTCAGTGCGATTTACTGGCAATCGGCCGGTTATTCCGCCTCGACGGTGGGCTACCTTTGGTCGTTAGGCGTGGTGGCTGAAGTGGTGATCTTCGCCCTCAGTAACCGGCTTTTCCGCCGCTTCAGCGCCCGCGATCTACTGCTGCTTTCCGCCGTCTGCGGGCTGGTGCGCTGGAGCTTGATGGGCTGGACCACAGAGTTACCGTGGCTGATTGCCACACAAATCCTGCACTGCGGAACCTTTACCGTTTGCCATCTTGCGGGTATGCGTTATATCTCCGCCCGTAAGGGCAGCGAAGTGATCCGTTTACAGGCGATTTATTCCGCCGTGGCGATGGGCGGCAGTATTGCCGTGATGACCATGTTTGCAGGATTCCTGTTCGAATATCTGCATCAGGGGTTGTTTTTCGTAATGGCGCTGCTGGCAATCCCGGCACTGTTCCTGCGACCGAAAGTGGCCGCCCAGCAGCCGGTTGCCAGCTAA
- the csiE gene encoding stationary phase inducible protein CsiE: protein MTIVMTPPSALSSPQRRCQVLLMLALPGQSVSLEHISAVNGVDDAAARQDIDETNSEIQRYHRISIVRQHNGSYRIEGAPLDQRLCLLHWLRRALRLCPQFITQQFTPLLKTALKQQGIARTLYDDTNLRALINLCARRLQRSIECRDMQFLCLYLQYCLLQNHHGQTPEFTPVQQTWAQMRAEYLVAHDIVRHWQRRVAAVPQENEHLFLSLLFMLVRTPDPLRDQHQQDRRLQQAIARMIARFHQLAGLRFSDEQGLTAQLYIHLAQALDRCLFGIGIDNSLPEEIHRLYPRLMRTTREALQELEDEYALRFSDEEAGLVAVIFGAWLMQATDLHEKQVVLLTGDDTAREQQIEQQLRELTLLPLTINYLPLAEFRNVGAPKDVSLVITPYTTPLPLFSPPLIHAVESLSSQQQQHIRTMLEG, encoded by the coding sequence ATGACTATTGTAATGACACCGCCATCTGCGCTCTCCAGTCCGCAGCGCCGCTGCCAGGTGCTGTTGATGCTTGCCCTGCCGGGGCAAAGCGTCAGCCTGGAACATATCAGCGCCGTGAATGGCGTTGATGATGCCGCAGCCCGGCAGGATATTGACGAGACCAACAGTGAAATCCAGCGTTACCACCGGATTTCCATCGTGCGCCAGCACAACGGCAGCTATCGGATTGAAGGCGCTCCCCTCGACCAGCGCTTATGCCTGCTGCACTGGTTGCGTCGCGCGCTGCGGCTGTGCCCGCAATTTATCACGCAACAGTTTACCCCGTTGTTAAAAACAGCGCTTAAACAACAAGGCATTGCCCGAACCCTGTATGACGACACCAATCTGCGCGCCTTAATTAACCTCTGCGCCCGTCGTTTACAACGCTCGATTGAGTGCCGGGATATGCAGTTTCTCTGCCTCTACTTGCAGTATTGTCTGTTACAAAACCATCACGGGCAGACGCCGGAATTTACCCCAGTGCAACAAACCTGGGCGCAAATGCGCGCCGAATACCTGGTCGCGCACGATATTGTGCGCCACTGGCAGCGCCGGGTAGCGGCAGTGCCGCAGGAAAATGAGCATCTGTTTCTGTCGCTGCTCTTTATGCTGGTGCGCACGCCCGATCCGCTTCGCGACCAGCATCAGCAGGATCGCCGTCTGCAACAGGCGATTGCCCGAATGATTGCCCGCTTTCACCAGCTTGCCGGGTTACGTTTTAGTGATGAGCAAGGTTTAACCGCGCAGCTTTATATTCATCTGGCGCAGGCGCTGGATCGCTGTCTGTTTGGCATCGGCATTGATAACAGCCTGCCGGAAGAGATCCATCGCCTCTACCCACGTCTAATGCGCACCACGCGTGAGGCATTACAGGAGCTGGAAGATGAATACGCACTGCGCTTTAGCGATGAAGAAGCGGGGCTGGTCGCGGTGATTTTCGGCGCCTGGCTGATGCAGGCGACCGACTTGCATGAGAAACAGGTGGTGTTGCTTACCGGCGATGACACGGCGCGCGAGCAGCAGATTGAGCAGCAACTACGCGAGTTAACGCTGCTGCCGCTGACCATCAACTACCTGCCGCTGGCGGAGTTTCGCAATGTGGGCGCACCAAAGGATGTGTCGTTAGTCATCACCCCTTACACCACACCGCTGCCGCTCTTTTCCCCGCCGCTCATCCATGCCGTCGAGTCGCTGAGTTCACAGCAACAACAGCATATTCGCACCATGCTGGAAGGTTAG
- a CDS encoding DUF1007 family protein, translated as MQAVKQCVTGVFLALLSFTVSAHPHSFIQLKTQVLAENGHFSGLKMRWTMDEITSADLLYDAGNAQPGDEVWKKLAAEVMANVLGQHYFTEVWHNGQKVKFLNRPTEYGMEREGHQAVLTFILPLAEPQPLSGQQYTFSTFDPTYFVDMSYDKASDASLPAELQKSCKLAVHTPKPGEEVLNYAQSLDKADAPEEDMELGKQFAQTVTLSCQ; from the coding sequence ATGCAAGCAGTTAAACAATGCGTCACGGGCGTGTTTCTCGCGCTTTTATCGTTTACGGTAAGCGCGCACCCGCACAGTTTTATCCAGCTGAAAACACAAGTATTAGCAGAGAATGGTCACTTCTCCGGCCTGAAAATGCGCTGGACAATGGATGAGATCACTTCAGCGGATCTGCTTTATGATGCGGGCAATGCGCAGCCAGGCGATGAGGTGTGGAAAAAACTGGCGGCGGAAGTGATGGCGAATGTACTTGGTCAGCACTATTTTACTGAGGTCTGGCACAACGGGCAGAAAGTAAAATTCCTCAACCGACCGACGGAATATGGTATGGAGCGGGAAGGGCATCAGGCGGTGTTGACGTTTATCCTGCCGCTCGCCGAGCCGCAGCCGCTTAGCGGCCAGCAATATACTTTTTCTACCTTTGATCCCACCTATTTTGTCGATATGAGTTACGACAAAGCGAGCGATGCGTCTCTGCCTGCAGAGTTGCAGAAATCCTGTAAGCTGGCCGTTCATACCCCTAAACCCGGCGAAGAGGTGCTGAATTATGCGCAGTCGCTGGACAAAGCCGATGCGCCGGAGGAAGACATGGAATTAGGCAAACAATTTGCACAAACGGTAACCCTCTCATGTCAGTGA
- a CDS encoding nickel/cobalt transporter: MSVISGVRPRSRRLLAWWPLLLFMLCALIAGFWLWQVWPQVMIKSAIWQRNVNIQMSALLKAVAENPTKAGGSLLLFSFVYGVLHALGPGHGKVVIATWLATHPSKLRSGIMLTLASSLLQGLVAVTLVVVVLNILTLPARQLHLSGYWLEKGSYLLVGVLGLMLCWRALKKLFALRQKPVFRTFTPHHVHHEGCGCGHQHLPTSSQLQSGEDWRARLMIVLSMGMRPCSGAIMVLLFSKVIGVFAWGVASALVMAAGTSLTISALALLVHGFRQLAVKLSGQQTPVLWRQVGWTTLALAGGVLLISAAVVMWVSALPPGGGLRPF, encoded by the coding sequence ATGTCAGTGATATCCGGTGTTCGTCCCCGTTCCCGCCGCCTGCTGGCATGGTGGCCGCTGCTGCTGTTTATGCTCTGTGCGCTTATTGCCGGTTTTTGGTTGTGGCAGGTGTGGCCGCAGGTGATGATCAAAAGCGCGATCTGGCAGCGCAATGTGAATATACAAATGAGCGCATTGCTGAAAGCGGTGGCGGAAAACCCAACCAAAGCGGGCGGTTCGCTGCTGTTGTTCAGCTTTGTCTATGGCGTGTTGCATGCGCTGGGGCCAGGACACGGCAAAGTGGTGATCGCCACCTGGCTTGCCACGCATCCCTCTAAATTGCGTTCCGGTATTATGCTGACACTGGCTTCCTCGCTGTTGCAGGGGCTGGTGGCGGTTACGTTAGTGGTGGTAGTGCTGAACATTCTGACGTTACCTGCACGGCAACTGCATTTAAGCGGTTACTGGCTGGAGAAGGGCAGCTACCTGCTGGTCGGCGTGCTGGGGCTGATGCTGTGCTGGCGGGCGCTGAAAAAGTTGTTTGCTCTGCGGCAAAAACCAGTATTTCGCACGTTTACGCCACATCATGTACACCACGAAGGCTGCGGCTGTGGGCATCAGCATCTGCCGACTTCTTCGCAACTGCAAAGCGGTGAAGACTGGCGAGCCAGGTTGATGATTGTGTTATCCATGGGGATGCGCCCGTGCTCTGGTGCGATCATGGTGTTGCTGTTCAGCAAAGTGATTGGCGTTTTTGCCTGGGGCGTGGCGTCAGCGTTGGTGATGGCGGCGGGCACGTCACTGACCATCAGTGCGCTGGCGCTACTGGTACATGGTTTTCGTCAGTTAGCGGTAAAACTCAGCGGCCAGCAGACGCCGGTATTATGGCGACAGGTAGGCTGGACAACGCTGGCTCTGGCGGGAGGGGTGTTGTTGATAAGTGCGGCGGTGGTGATGTGGGTCAGCGCGTTACCGCCGGGCGGCGGTTTGCGGCCGTTTTGA
- the suhB gene encoding inositol-1-monophosphatase, which translates to MHPMLNIAVRAARKAGNLIAKNYETPDAVETSQKGSNDFVTNVDKAAEAVIIDTIRKSYPQHTIITEESGEHEGTDQDVQWVIDPLDGTTNFIKRLPHFAVSIAVRIKGRTEVAVVYDPMRNELFTATRGQGAQLNGYRLRGSNARDLDGTILATGFPFKAKQHATTYINVVGKLFTECADFRRTGSAALDLAYVAAGRVDGFFEIGLKPWDFAAGELLVREAGGLVCDFTGGHNYMMTGNIVAGNPRVVKAMLANMREELSDALKR; encoded by the coding sequence ATGCATCCGATGCTGAACATCGCCGTGCGTGCTGCGCGCAAGGCGGGTAATTTAATTGCCAAAAACTACGAAACTCCCGATGCCGTAGAAACCAGCCAGAAAGGCAGCAATGATTTCGTGACCAACGTTGATAAAGCTGCTGAAGCAGTGATTATTGACACCATCCGCAAATCTTACCCGCAACACACCATCATCACCGAAGAGAGTGGCGAGCACGAAGGCACTGACCAGGATGTGCAATGGGTTATCGATCCACTGGATGGCACCACCAACTTCATCAAACGTTTGCCGCATTTCGCGGTATCTATCGCCGTTCGTATTAAAGGCCGCACTGAAGTTGCGGTGGTTTACGATCCGATGCGTAACGAACTTTTCACTGCAACCCGTGGCCAGGGCGCACAGCTTAACGGCTACCGTCTGCGCGGCAGCAATGCCCGCGATCTGGATGGTACCATTCTGGCGACCGGTTTCCCGTTCAAAGCAAAACAGCACGCGACGACCTACATTAACGTTGTCGGCAAACTGTTTACCGAATGCGCGGACTTCCGCCGCACCGGTTCCGCCGCGCTGGATCTGGCCTATGTTGCCGCAGGCCGCGTTGATGGTTTCTTTGAAATCGGGCTGAAACCGTGGGATTTCGCCGCAGGCGAGCTGCTGGTGCGTGAAGCGGGTGGTCTGGTGTGTGATTTCACCGGCGGCCACAACTACATGATGACTGGCAACATCGTTGCAGGTAACCCGCGTGTCGTAAAAGCCATGCTGGCAAACATGCGCGAAGAACTGAGCGACGCGCTGAAACGCTGA
- the trmJ gene encoding tRNA (cytosine(32)/uridine(32)-2'-O)-methyltransferase TrmJ, with translation MLQNIRIVLVETSHTGNMGSVARAMKTMGLTNLWLVNPLVKPDSQAIALAAGASDVIGSAHIVDTLDEALAGCSLVVGTSARSRTLPWPMLDPRECGLKSVAEAEHAPVALVFGRERVGLTNEELQKCHYHVAIAANPEYSSLNLAMAVQVIAYEVRMAWLATQESESSAEHEETPYPLVDDLERFYEHLEKTLLATGFIRENHPGQVMNKLRRLFTRARPESQELNILRGILASIEQQHKA, from the coding sequence ATGCTGCAAAATATTCGAATCGTACTGGTGGAAACCTCCCACACCGGCAACATGGGCTCTGTTGCCCGTGCAATGAAAACAATGGGGTTGACGAATCTGTGGCTGGTTAACCCGCTGGTTAAACCGGATTCACAGGCCATCGCTCTGGCGGCAGGTGCCAGCGATGTCATCGGCAGTGCGCACATTGTCGATACGCTGGATGAAGCATTAGCTGGCTGTAGCCTGGTGGTTGGCACCAGCGCCCGCTCACGTACGCTCCCATGGCCGATGCTCGATCCGCGCGAATGCGGATTAAAAAGCGTCGCGGAAGCAGAACACGCGCCGGTGGCGCTGGTGTTCGGCCGCGAGCGTGTCGGCCTGACGAATGAAGAACTGCAAAAGTGCCATTATCACGTGGCGATTGCCGCTAACCCGGAGTACAGCTCGCTGAACCTGGCGATGGCGGTGCAGGTTATCGCTTATGAAGTGCGTATGGCCTGGCTGGCGACGCAGGAGAGTGAATCTTCTGCAGAACATGAAGAGACGCCGTATCCGCTGGTCGACGATCTTGAGCGCTTTTACGAGCATCTGGAAAAGACGCTGCTGGCGACCGGTTTTATCCGCGAAAACCATCCCGGCCAGGTGATGAACAAGCTGCGCCGTCTGTTCACGCGTGCGCGCCCGGAAAGCCAGGAACTGAATATCCTGCGCGGTATTCTGGCCTCTATTGAGCAGCAGCATAAAGCGTGA
- the iscR gene encoding Fe-S cluster assembly transcriptional regulator IscR has product MRLTSKGRYAVTAMLDVALNSEAGPVPLADISERQGISLSYLEQLFSRLRKNGLVASVRGPGGGYLLGKDASSIAVGEVISAVDESVDATRCQGKSGCQGGDKCLTHALWRDLSDRLTGFLNNITLGELVNNQEILDVSDRQHSTESHRTTRAQDAIDVKLRA; this is encoded by the coding sequence ATGAGACTGACATCGAAAGGGCGTTATGCCGTGACCGCAATGCTGGACGTTGCACTCAACTCCGAAGCGGGCCCGGTTCCGTTAGCTGATATTTCTGAGCGTCAGGGAATTTCCCTGTCCTATCTGGAGCAGCTGTTCTCCCGTCTGCGTAAAAATGGCCTGGTGGCCAGCGTGCGTGGTCCTGGCGGTGGTTATCTGCTGGGCAAAGATGCGAGCAGCATCGCCGTGGGCGAAGTGATCAGCGCTGTTGACGAATCGGTAGACGCAACCCGTTGCCAGGGTAAAAGCGGCTGCCAGGGTGGCGATAAGTGTTTGACCCATGCGCTGTGGCGCGATCTGAGCGACCGTCTGACCGGTTTCCTCAACAACATCACACTGGGTGAACTGGTCAATAACCAGGAAATTCTCGATGTGTCCGATCGTCAGCACAGCACTGAATCCCATCGCACCACCCGCGCACAAGACGCTATCGACGTTAAACTGCGCGCATAA
- the iscS gene encoding cysteine desulfurase has translation MKLPIYLDYSATTPVDPRVAEKMMQFLTLDGTFGNPASRSHRFGWQAEEAVDIARNQIAELVGADPREIVFTSGATESDNLAIKGAANFYQKKGKHIITSKTEHKAVLDTCRQLEREGFEVTYLAPQRNGIIDLKELEAAMRDDTILVSIMHVNNEIGVVQDIATIGEMCRARGIIYHVDATQSVGKLPIDLSQLKVDLMSFSGHKIYGPKGIGALYVRRKPRIRIEAQMHGGGHERGMRSGTLPVHQIVGMGEAYRIAKEEMASEMERLRGLRSRLWNGINDIEEVYLNGDLEHGAPNILNVSFNYVEGESLIMALKDLAVSSGSACTSASLEPSYVLRALGMSDELAHSSIRFSLGRFTTVEEIDYTIELVRKSIGRLRELSPLWEMFKQGVDINSIEWAHH, from the coding sequence ATGAAATTACCGATCTATCTCGATTACTCCGCAACTACGCCGGTGGATCCGCGTGTTGCCGAGAAAATGATGCAGTTTCTCACTCTGGACGGGACCTTTGGTAACCCAGCCTCCCGTTCACACCGTTTTGGCTGGCAAGCTGAAGAAGCGGTAGATATCGCCCGTAACCAGATCGCTGAACTGGTGGGTGCCGACCCGCGCGAAATCGTCTTCACCTCCGGCGCGACCGAATCCGACAACCTGGCGATCAAAGGTGCTGCCAACTTTTATCAGAAAAAAGGCAAGCACATCATCACCAGCAAAACCGAACACAAAGCCGTGCTGGACACCTGTCGCCAGCTTGAGCGCGAAGGGTTTGAAGTGACTTACCTCGCCCCGCAGCGCAACGGCATTATCGATCTGAAAGAGCTGGAAGCGGCGATGCGTGACGACACCATCCTCGTCTCCATCATGCATGTGAACAACGAAATCGGCGTGGTGCAGGACATCGCAACCATCGGCGAAATGTGCCGTGCTCGCGGCATTATTTATCACGTTGATGCTACTCAGAGCGTCGGCAAACTGCCGATCGACTTAAGCCAGCTGAAAGTGGATCTGATGTCCTTCTCCGGCCATAAAATCTATGGGCCGAAAGGTATTGGCGCTCTGTACGTACGCCGTAAACCGCGTATCCGTATTGAAGCGCAGATGCACGGCGGCGGTCACGAGCGCGGTATGCGTTCCGGTACGTTGCCTGTTCACCAGATCGTTGGCATGGGCGAAGCTTACCGTATTGCCAAAGAAGAGATGGCGAGCGAAATGGAGCGTCTGCGCGGTCTGCGTAGCCGTCTGTGGAACGGCATCAACGATATCGAAGAAGTTTACCTGAACGGCGATCTTGAGCACGGCGCACCGAACATCCTCAACGTCAGCTTTAACTACGTTGAAGGCGAGTCGCTGATCATGGCGCTGAAAGATCTGGCTGTTTCTTCCGGTTCTGCCTGTACTTCCGCAAGCCTGGAACCGTCCTACGTGCTGCGCGCACTGGGTATGAGCGATGAGCTGGCGCACAGCTCCATCCGTTTCTCTTTAGGTCGTTTTACCACCGTTGAAGAGATCGACTACACCATCGAACTGGTGCGTAAATCCATCGGCCGTCTGCGCGAACTCTCTCCGCTGTGGGAAATGTTCAAACAGGGCGTGGATATCAACTCCATCGAATGGGCTCATCACTAA
- the iscU gene encoding Fe-S cluster assembly scaffold IscU, with protein sequence MAYSEKVIDHYENPRNVGSFDNGDDSVGSGMVGAPACGDVMKLQIKVNDKGIIEDARFKTYGCGSAIASSSLVTEWVKGKSLDEAQAIKNTDIAEELELPPVKIHCSILAEDAIKAAIADYKSKQEAK encoded by the coding sequence ATGGCTTATAGCGAAAAAGTAATCGATCACTACGAAAATCCGCGCAACGTTGGCTCGTTCGACAACGGCGACGACAGCGTCGGTAGCGGCATGGTTGGCGCGCCAGCGTGTGGCGACGTCATGAAGCTGCAAATCAAAGTTAACGATAAAGGCATCATCGAAGACGCGCGTTTCAAAACCTACGGTTGTGGCTCGGCGATCGCTTCCAGCTCGCTGGTAACTGAGTGGGTGAAAGGCAAGTCACTGGACGAAGCGCAGGCGATCAAAAACACCGATATCGCTGAAGAGCTGGAGTTGCCGCCGGTGAAAATCCACTGCTCTATCCTGGCGGAAGATGCGATCAAAGCCGCGATTGCGGACTACAAAAGCAAACAAGAAGCGAAATAA
- the iscA gene encoding iron-sulfur cluster assembly protein IscA, with protein sequence MSISLSDSAAARVNTFLANRGKGFGLRLGVRTSGCSGMAYVLEFVDAPTEEDTVFEDKGVKVVVDGKSLQFLDGTQLDFVKEGLNEGFKFTNPNVKDECGCGESFNV encoded by the coding sequence ATGTCCATTAGCCTGAGCGACAGTGCTGCCGCGCGAGTAAATACCTTCCTGGCCAACCGTGGCAAAGGGTTTGGTCTGCGTCTGGGGGTCAGAACCTCCGGTTGTTCTGGTATGGCCTACGTGCTGGAGTTTGTTGACGCGCCGACTGAAGAAGATACGGTGTTCGAAGACAAAGGCGTGAAGGTAGTGGTTGACGGCAAAAGCCTGCAATTCCTCGACGGCACTCAACTGGACTTTGTCAAAGAAGGCCTGAACGAAGGGTTTAAATTCACCAACCCTAACGTCAAAGACGAGTGCGGTTGCGGCGAAAGCTTCAACGTCTGA